The following coding sequences are from one Brienomyrus brachyistius isolate T26 unplaced genomic scaffold, BBRACH_0.4 scaffold120, whole genome shotgun sequence window:
- the nppal gene encoding natriuretic peptide A-like: MSSNIIICFISTLLLLNLVQAKPISSLQSLKQLLEEDSNAPFLASEEKVEKEDKDMNSEKFNAENLPPWGTGVKNGALSENENVIARVLNDILSTSKRSWSRFKKGGLRSCFGVRLERIGSFSGLGC; the protein is encoded by the exons ATGTCATCAAACATCATCATTTGTTTTATCTCTACCCTGCTGCTTTTAAACTTGGTTCAAGCCAAACCCATCTCCAGCCTGCAG AGTCTTAAGCAGCTGCTGGAGGAGGACAGCAACGCGCCGTTTCTCGCTTCCGAGGAGAAAGTGGAGAAGGAGGACAAAGACATGAATTCTGAGAAGTTCAACGCAGAGAACCTGCCGCCGTGGGGGACCGGCGTGAAAAACGGCGCGCTTTCGGAGAATGAGAATGTAATCGCGCGTGTCCTCAACGATATCCTGTCGACCTCCAAGCGCTCCTGGAGCAGATTCAAGAAGGGCGGTCTGAGGAGCTGCTTTGGCGTCCGACTGGAGCGCATCGGCTCCTTTAGCGGACTGGGCTGCTGA